ATATCGCTAAACGCGGCTTCTGCATTCAGCGAAATGCCGTTGCTTGCGGTCACCGGTTGACCGTCGACACTCAGGATGTGCCAGCGGTACAGATCCTCGCGAAAGCGGTTCGCGACGCGCAAAGGCTCGATGGCGGACATGAAGCCGATGGCCGAAAAGCCCGGCAGCAGCAGAAACGAAATGTCTTCGGGCATCGCTCGATTGTCGGGGATGAGATTGGCCGGATTCGTCGAATCCGGCGAGCGTAGCAAGCAGCATGCAAAGCAGCAAGGCGCCAAAAATAAGCGCTGTGAATGGCGCAGTGCACAAATCGCGCGATGCTGGTTTTCCCTCATGGTCGCGCGCAAGCAAGAACGGGTCGCTGCCGGTCGATTTTGCCGGATTATGGATTTGTACCTTTAATGCACATCGCGTCGTTGTCAGATCGCGTCACTCGCCGCCCACGTTGCGGGCGTTCAAAAACACTGGAGCCGTGTCGAAGGGGATCGTCATGAAGTGGATCAACCAGGCTGTTTCCGCATGTCTTGCCGGCCTTCTGGCGGCACTGTCGTTGCCTGCGCTCGCGCAGGATCCGCCGAGCTGCCGCGCCGTGCATTTCGCTGATATCGGCTGGACCGACATCACGTCGACGACGGCGCTCGCGTCGACGGTGTTCGAAGGCTTGGGCTATCAGCCGGTAACGACGGTGGCCTCCGTGCCGATTTCGTTTGCCGGGCTGAAGAGCAAGCAGCTGGATGTATCGCTTGGCTACTGGTGGCCCGTGCAGGAAAAGGCGATCGCGCCTTTCGTCGATGCGAAATCGATCAACGTGTTGCAGCCGCCGAATCTGACGGGCGCGAAAGCGACCTTCGCCGTGCCGAGCTATGAATACGACGCGGGCCTGAAGACCTTTGCCGATATCGCCAAGCATCGTGCGGAACTGGACGGAAAGATCTATGGCATCGAGCCGGGCAGCAGCGCGAATGCCGCCATTCAGAAGATGATCGCGACCAATCAGTTTGGGCTTGGCGGGTTCAAGCTGATCGAATCGAGCGAGGCGGGCATGCTCGTCACGGTCGAACGTGCGGTGCGCGAGAAGAAATGGGTGGTCTTTCTCGGCTGGCAGCCGCATCCGATGAACATTCAGATCGATATGAAGTACCTGAGCGGAAGCGAAGGCGTGTTCGGTCCGAATGACGGCGAAGCGCGCGTCTATACGCTGACGTCGCCAGACTTTCTGACGCGTTGCCCGAATGCCGGAAAGCTCGTGAGCAATCTGCGCTTTACGACTCAGCTGGAGAACGTGGTGATGCAGTCGGTGATGAACAAGGAGAAACCCGCCGAGGCCGCTAAAGCCTATTTGAAAAAGAACCCGCAAGTACTCGACGAATGGCTCGCGGGCGTGAAGACATATGACGGCAAGGACGGCTTGCCCGCAGTGAAGGCGTATCTCGGTCTTTGAAGTCAGGCATTCAAACGAAGAGTACTTTTCTATTGCGACTCTTCAGATCCAACCGTTAGCAGACATTGCACGAGGAATTGCACGCATGAACCATGAAGTGATCGTGACCTGCGCTGTCACGGGTGCAGGGGACACCGTCGGCAAGCATCCCGCCATTCCCGTCACGCCGAAACAGATCGCCGATGCCGCGATCGAAGCTGCGAAAGCAGGCGCGACCGTTGCGCATTGCCATGTGCGCGATCCGAAGACGGGCCGTGGCAGCCGCGATCCGAATCTGTATCGCGAAGTCGTCGACCGTATTCGCTCCGCCGATACCGACGTCATCATCAATCTGACTGCGGGCATGGGCGGCGATCTGGAGATCGGCCCGGGTGAAGACCCGATGCGCTTCGGCGCGAATACCGATCTGGTCGGCGGCTTGACACGGCTTGCACATGTCGAAGAACTCTTGCCGGAGATTTGCACGCTCGATTGCGGCACGCTCAATTTCGGCGATGGCGACTACATCTATGTGTCGACGCCCGCGCAATTGCGTGCAGGCGCACACCGGATTCAGGAACTCGGCGTCAAGCCGGAACTGGAGATCTTCGATACAGGGCATTTGTGGTTCGCAAAGCAATTGCTCAAAGAAGGGCTGCTCGATGCGCCGCCGCTGTTTCAGCTGTGCCTCGGCATTCCCTGGGGCGCGCCTGCCGATACGACAACGATGAAAGCCATGGTCGACAACCTGCCACCCGGTGCGCATTGGGCGGGCTTCGGCATCGGTCGCATGCAGATGCCGATGCTCGCTCAGGCGATGTTGCTCGGCGGTCACGTGCGCGTCGGTCTCGAAGACAACATCTGGCTCGACAAGGGCGTGCCTGCGAGCAATGGGTCGCTCGTCACGCGCGCTGTCGAGATCATCGAGCGGCTCGGCGGCCGTGCGCTGACACCTGCCGAAGGCCGCAGGAAACTCGGTCTACCCGCACTCGGCGAACGGCTGCTCGAAAGGCGTGCCGTCGAGCAGTTTGCGTGACGCATTGAAGAGCATTGAATGGCTTTGAACATCTCCAGAGGATCATCGGCAATGGCAGTGATTACCGACATCAAGACGTTTGCAGCAATCGGCGCGGGCGTGATCGGCAGCGGCTGGGTGGCGCGTGCGCTCGCACACGGGCTCGACGTGATCGCGTGGGACCCGGCGCCCGGCGCGGAGAAGCAGTTGCGCGACAACGTCGCCAATGCGTGGCCCGCGCTCGAACGCGTGGGACTGGCAGAGGGCGCATCGCAAGAGCGCTTGCGTTTCGTGAAGACAATCGAGGCGTGTGTCGCAGAAGCAGATTTCATTCAGGAAAGCGCACCCGAGCGCGAGGAATTGAAGCTCGCGCTGCATGATCAGATCAGCCGCGCCGCGAAGCCCGATGCGATCATCGCGTCATCGACTTCGGGCCTGCTGCCGACCGATTTCTATGCACGCGCGCTGCATCCCGAGCGCTGTATCGTCGGGCATCCGTTCAACCCTGTGTATCTGTTGCCGCTCGTCGAAGTGGTGGGCGGCGAACAGACCGCGCCGTCGACGCTCGATGCGGCGATGCAGATCTATTGCACGCTCGGCATGCGGCCGCTGCATGTGCGCAAGGAAGTGCCCGGCTTTATCGCCGACCGTCTGCTCGAAGCGTTGTGGCGCGAGGCGCTGCATCTCGTCGATGAGGGCGTGGCGACGACGGGCGAAATCGACGATGCGATCCGTTTTGGCGCGGGCATCCGCTGGTCGTTCATGGGGACGTTCCTCACATACACGCTCGCGGGCGGCGACGCGGGCATGCGGCACTTCATGCAGCAGTTCGGGCCCGCGCTCGAATTGCCGTGGACCAAGCTCGTTGCGCCGAAGCTGACGGATCGGCTGATCGATCGCGTGGTCGATGGAACCGCGGAGCAGGTCGGGCCGCGTTCGATCAAGCAACTCGAACGCTATCGCGACGAGTGCATCACGAACGTGCTGTCCGCGATCGCGGAAACCAAAGTGCGTCACGGCTTGCGGGCCGACGAATAAGGTCGCGTATCATCGGCGCGTGCGGGGCATCGATAAAGATGTGCCGCACGCGCCAGAATTCAAATCGAAGTGACGGAGACATTCGCCATGCCGCGACATGCGGAATTGCCTGCGTATCACGACGTCGTGCGCGCCGAGTGGGTCGACTACAACGGCCATCTGCGCGACGCGTTCTACATGTTGATCTTCAGTTTCGCCACCGATGCGCTGATCGACCAGATCGGACTCGACGACACGGTGCGCAAGGCACGCGGCCGCTCGATCTATACGCTCGAAGCGCACATCAACTATCTGCACGAAATCAAGGAAGGCGCGAAGGTGCGCGTCGAAATGCGCGTGCTCGCGCATGACGCCAAGCGCATGCACCTGTACCTCGAAATGTTTTCCGGCGATGGCGACGAGCCCGTTGCGGCGG
This genomic interval from Paraburkholderia sabiae contains the following:
- a CDS encoding choline ABC transporter substrate-binding protein; the encoded protein is MKWINQAVSACLAGLLAALSLPALAQDPPSCRAVHFADIGWTDITSTTALASTVFEGLGYQPVTTVASVPISFAGLKSKQLDVSLGYWWPVQEKAIAPFVDAKSINVLQPPNLTGAKATFAVPSYEYDAGLKTFADIAKHRAELDGKIYGIEPGSSANAAIQKMIATNQFGLGGFKLIESSEAGMLVTVERAVREKKWVVFLGWQPHPMNIQIDMKYLSGSEGVFGPNDGEARVYTLTSPDFLTRCPNAGKLVSNLRFTTQLENVVMQSVMNKEKPAEAAKAYLKKNPQVLDEWLAGVKTYDGKDGLPAVKAYLGL
- a CDS encoding L-carnitine dehydrogenase — encoded protein: MAVITDIKTFAAIGAGVIGSGWVARALAHGLDVIAWDPAPGAEKQLRDNVANAWPALERVGLAEGASQERLRFVKTIEACVAEADFIQESAPEREELKLALHDQISRAAKPDAIIASSTSGLLPTDFYARALHPERCIVGHPFNPVYLLPLVEVVGGEQTAPSTLDAAMQIYCTLGMRPLHVRKEVPGFIADRLLEALWREALHLVDEGVATTGEIDDAIRFGAGIRWSFMGTFLTYTLAGGDAGMRHFMQQFGPALELPWTKLVAPKLTDRLIDRVVDGTAEQVGPRSIKQLERYRDECITNVLSAIAETKVRHGLRADE
- a CDS encoding thioesterase family protein, whose protein sequence is MPRHAELPAYHDVVRAEWVDYNGHLRDAFYMLIFSFATDALIDQIGLDDTVRKARGRSIYTLEAHINYLHEIKEGAKVRVEMRVLAHDAKRMHLYLEMFSGDGDEPVAAGEQMLLHVDTSGPRSAAFDADVETRVRALVDAQAALPAALYAGRVIGLPGQTRK
- a CDS encoding BKACE family enzyme, whose amino-acid sequence is MNHEVIVTCAVTGAGDTVGKHPAIPVTPKQIADAAIEAAKAGATVAHCHVRDPKTGRGSRDPNLYREVVDRIRSADTDVIINLTAGMGGDLEIGPGEDPMRFGANTDLVGGLTRLAHVEELLPEICTLDCGTLNFGDGDYIYVSTPAQLRAGAHRIQELGVKPELEIFDTGHLWFAKQLLKEGLLDAPPLFQLCLGIPWGAPADTTTMKAMVDNLPPGAHWAGFGIGRMQMPMLAQAMLLGGHVRVGLEDNIWLDKGVPASNGSLVTRAVEIIERLGGRALTPAEGRRKLGLPALGERLLERRAVEQFA